The genome window GCAGCAATCTTGCCCCGCGTGTGGCATCGCCCGGCCACAGATCGCGGACCGTGACAAGCGGTGCATCCGGAGCCCGGCTCAGCCGCAATGTCGGCAGCCGAGCCGCCGCACGGCGCGCACCTCTGACCCATCGGGAAGCTGGAGGAGGCGGACTCATGAAATCGATTCGAATCGGTGACTGGCGCGCATATGTGTTTGTAACGACGGCAGTGCCATCAATACAACTGACCGGTTTGGACCTGCGTAAAGTTTGATCTTTCCACCACGTGCCCTCGCTGACCGATCCGGGTCCTTATCGCACCATCAGGCGTGCAGCAAAAAAACCGTCCATCCCTGTTATCGGGGGTGAGCCTTCCAGTCCGGCAAATGCAAGCCCCGGATGGGTGCGCAGATATCCTTCCGCCGTGCGCGCCTGCGGCAGGAAGGCCAGTTCCTCCACCGTGAAGGGCGCCAAAGTCACGGAAGGAAGCGTCTTCAGCGCATGCTCGATCCTTTGGCGGCCTTCTTCCGGCTGCATGGAACAGACCGCATAGATCAGGCGACCACCAGGACGCAGCATGGAGAGCGCGGCGGCCAGCAGTCGGTCCTGTTGCATCGTCAGCGCGGTGACATCCCGCTGACGCTTCAGATGCGGCACATCAGGATGGCGGCGGATAGTTCCGGTGGCGCTGCATGGCGCATCCAGCAGGATAGCATCCGGCACGAAACCGGCTGGCGGCCTCCATTCCGCCGCGTCGGCCACAGCCACCTGCACATCCAGACGCAGACGGGCGAGGTTTTCGCGCAGGCGCGGCACGCGCGCGGCTTCACGCTCTACCGCGATCACCTCCGCCCCAGCCATGGCGAGTTGCGCGGTCTTGCCACCCGGTGCAGCGCACAGATCGACGATCTTCTCTCCTGCACGCGCCGCCAGCAGGCGCGCTGGCAAGGAAGCAGCCGCATCCTGAACCCAGAATGCTCCCTCCTCAAAGCCCGGCAGGGCGTTGACGCGGGTACCGGCGGGCAGCCTTGCTGTACCGTTCGGGAGCAAAACCGCCTCGGCAGGTGGCCTGGTTCCGGGACGCAATGTCAGATCGAGCGGAGCCTCCGTCTGA of Granulibacter bethesdensis contains these proteins:
- a CDS encoding RsmB/NOP family class I SAM-dependent RNA methyltransferase — its product is MTIRSHSSTRRPSAPPVAMDPTRDAACRLLNGVLEQHRSLEEALNALPPMEPRDRAAAHRLAATALRRLGTIDAVLEPFLRREPPAPVRDILRLGAAGLLFLDTPPHAAVGTAVDLARQLRLAPFTGLINAVLRKVATGGQEMLDGLDSPRLDTPGWLWIAWGRDARAIALAHQTEAPLDLTLRPGTRPPAEAVLLPNGTARLPAGTRVNALPGFEEGAFWVQDAAASLPARLLAARAGEKIVDLCAAPGGKTAQLAMAGAEVIAVEREAARVPRLRENLARLRLDVQVAVADAAEWRPPAGFVPDAILLDAPCSATGTIRRHPDVPHLKRQRDVTALTMQQDRLLAAALSMLRPGGRLIYAVCSMQPEEGRQRIEHALKTLPSVTLAPFTVEELAFLPQARTAEGYLRTHPGLAFAGLEGSPPITGMDGFFAARLMVR